The Candidatus Cybelea sp. sequence TGGGGGTCGAAAGCAGCGGAAAGCGGCCGTTTTCCCAGGGGAACTTCCCGGACTCGACCAGCACGCCGCCGATCGCGGTGCCGTGTCCGTTGATGAACTTGGTTGCGGAGTGAAGGACGACGTCGGCGCCGAGATCGATCGGGCGGCAGAGATACGGCGTCGCAAACGTGTTGTCGACCACCAGCGGGATCCCGGCCTCGTGCGCGACCTCTGCGAAGGCGTGCAGATCGGCGACGACGCCCGACGGGTTGCCGACCGTCTCGACGAAGAGCAGCTTGGTTTCGGGGCGGATCGCCGCGCGAACCGCATCGAGATCCTCGGCCGAGACAAAAGTCGTCTCAATGCCCATGCGCTTGACGGTCACGCTGAGCTGGGTAACCGTCCCGCCGTAGACGTTCTGCGTGCAGACTAGATGGTCGCCCGCCTGCGCGAGCGTCAACACCGTGCAGAGCTGCGCCGCCAAGCCGCTCGAGAAAGCGATCGCGCCGAGGCCGCCCTCCAGGCTGGCCATGCGCTCCTCGAACGCGGCGACCGTTGGATTGCTGATGCGGCTGTAGATGTGCCCGTAACTGCGCAGTGCAAAAAGCTCCGCGGCCTGCTCGGTAGATCCGAAGACAAAGGAAGCGGTCTGATAGATCGGGGCGGCACGCGATCCGGTGGCCGGGTCGGGCGCCGCCCCGGCGTGAATCGCGCGCGTTGCAAAGCCGAATTCTCGCTCGTGCTGCATTTCAAAGGTCTCAACGCCTACTTCGCCTTATAATCCTCTTATCATGGGCATGACACTCACCGAAAAAATTCTCGCGCGGCACTCGGGGCTCGAACGCGTCGAACCCGGCCAGATCATCAACGCGAAGGTCGATCTCGTACTGGCAAACGAGCTCTCCGCGGCGGTTGCGATCAAGGTGATGCGCGGCATAAAAGGCGCGGGCCGAGTCTTCGACCCCGCCAGAATTGCGCTCGTCGCCGACCACTTCGTGCCCGCAAAGGACGCGCAGTCGGCGAGCCTTGCGAAGCTCATGAAAGAGTTTGCCGCCGAGCAGAAGATCGAGCACTTCTTCGACGTCGGCCGCGGCGGCATCGAGCACGTCGTTTTACCCGAAGAAGGTTTGGTCGCGCCCGGCGAGCTGATCGTCGGCGGCGATTCGCACACCTGCACGTACGGCGCATTCGGCGCGTTCGCAACCGGAATGGGATCGACGGATATTGCGGCCGCGTTCCTCCTCGGCGAAGTGTGGCTGAAGGTTCCGGCTTCGATCAAGCTCGTCTACAGCGGGACGCCCGGCCCGATGGTCTACGCGAAAGACATCATGCTGCGAACCGTCGGCGAACTGGGCATCGACGGTGGCACCTACCGCGCCCTCGAGTACCACGGAACGACCGTCGACCAGCTCTCGATCACCGGACGGATCACGATGGCAAACATGGCGATCGAGGCCGGCGCAAAGAACGGCATCTTCCACGCCGACCAGAAGACGCTTGCCTACGTCGAAGAGCGCACCAATCGTCCCTTCATGCTCGAGCGAGCGGATCTCGACGCCGTCTACGAGCGCACGATCGCGATCGACATCGCCGGCATGGAGCCGCAGGTCGCGTGTCCGCACACGCCCGACAACGTGCACCCGATCTCCGAGGTGACGCGCGATACGCTCCCGGTAGATCAAGTCTTCATCGGCTCGTGCACGAACGGCTACATCGAAGACCTGCGTATCGTCGCCAAGATCCTCGAAGGCAAACAGATCGCCTCGAGCCTTCGCGTGATCGTCAATCCGGGGTCGCAGA is a genomic window containing:
- a CDS encoding O-acetylhomoserine aminocarboxypropyltransferase/cysteine synthase family protein: MQHEREFGFATRAIHAGAAPDPATGSRAAPIYQTASFVFGSTEQAAELFALRSYGHIYSRISNPTVAAFEERMASLEGGLGAIAFSSGLAAQLCTVLTLAQAGDHLVCTQNVYGGTVTQLSVTVKRMGIETTFVSAEDLDAVRAAIRPETKLLFVETVGNPSGVVADLHAFAEVAHEAGIPLVVDNTFATPYLCRPIDLGADVVLHSATKFINGHGTAIGGVLVESGKFPWENGRFPLLSTPSLGYHGKVFTETFGEYAFLMRARAEVSRDVGAAMSPMEAWLMLIGLETLELRMRRHVSNARAVAAFLRERPEVAWIREPQIGSIFTFGLKGGREAGRRFIDALELWSHLANVGDAKSLVIAPASTTHSQLSDEELRKAGVEPESIRLSVGLEEVDDLVWDLDNGLRASQ
- a CDS encoding 3-isopropylmalate dehydratase large subunit, whose product is MGMTLTEKILARHSGLERVEPGQIINAKVDLVLANELSAAVAIKVMRGIKGAGRVFDPARIALVADHFVPAKDAQSASLAKLMKEFAAEQKIEHFFDVGRGGIEHVVLPEEGLVAPGELIVGGDSHTCTYGAFGAFATGMGSTDIAAAFLLGEVWLKVPASIKLVYSGTPGPMVYAKDIMLRTVGELGIDGGTYRALEYHGTTVDQLSITGRITMANMAIEAGAKNGIFHADQKTLAYVEERTNRPFMLERADLDAVYERTIAIDIAGMEPQVACPHTPDNVHPISEVTRDTLPVDQVFIGSCTNGYIEDLRIVAKILEGKQIASSLRVIVNPGSQKVWMKAAEEGILTTLAAAGCAVNTPGCGACFGGHMGTLGDNERAISTTNRNYVGRMGSPKAEIYLASPATCAASALTGRITDPRVLELAGV